The following coding sequences lie in one Kamptonema formosum PCC 6407 genomic window:
- the ndhC gene encoding photosynthetic/respiratory NAD(P)H-quinone oxidoreductase subunit C: MFALSGYEYFLGFLIISSLIPVLALTASKLLRPKSRPYDRRTTYESGVEPIGGAWIQFNIRYYMFALVFVIFDVETVFLYPWAVAFSQLGLLAFIEALIFIAILVIALVYAWRKGALEWS, encoded by the coding sequence GTGTTTGCACTCAGCGGCTACGAGTATTTCTTAGGCTTTCTAATCATCTCCAGCCTAATACCAGTTCTTGCCCTCACAGCGTCCAAGCTGCTGCGGCCCAAAAGCCGGCCCTACGACCGGCGCACCACCTACGAATCTGGAGTCGAACCCATTGGCGGAGCCTGGATTCAATTCAACATCCGTTACTATATGTTTGCCCTAGTCTTCGTCATCTTTGACGTAGAAACAGTCTTCCTCTATCCCTGGGCCGTCGCCTTCAGCCAACTGGGACTCCTGGCTTTCATCGAAGCCTTGATTTTTATCGCGATTTTAGTTATTGCTCTCGTTTACGCATGGCGCAAAGGAGCCTTGGAATGGTCTTAA